The following are encoded together in the Anaerohalosphaeraceae bacterium genome:
- the fba gene encoding class II fructose-1,6-bisphosphate aldolase has translation MALVTTKKMFEMAYKNGYAIGAFNVNNMEITQGIVAAIAEEKAPLILQISRGAREYAKMSYLKAIIDVAVAENPDIPICMHLDHGDTFEICKQCVDDGFTSVMIDASHHPFEENVRITKEVVKYAHAHGVVVEAELGQLGGIEEDVVGVDDVSAHLTDPAQAQTFVEKTGCDSLAVAVGTSHGAYKFKSEPKIAFDVIEKIQQRLPGFPLVMHGASSVLKEFKDLINKYGGKMPDAMGVPEEAISRAAKMAVCKVNIDTDLRMALTAKIRQVFAEKPGEFDPRKYLGPGREAIKQMVKHKLHVLGCAGKAAECL, from the coding sequence ATGGCTTTAGTCACAACCAAAAAAATGTTTGAAATGGCCTACAAAAACGGCTACGCCATCGGGGCGTTCAACGTCAACAACATGGAAATCACGCAGGGCATCGTGGCCGCAATTGCCGAAGAGAAGGCCCCGCTGATTCTGCAGATTTCCCGGGGGGCCCGCGAATACGCCAAGATGAGCTATCTGAAGGCGATTATTGACGTGGCCGTGGCGGAAAACCCCGACATTCCCATCTGCATGCATCTGGACCACGGCGACACCTTTGAAATCTGCAAGCAGTGCGTCGATGACGGCTTTACCTCGGTGATGATTGACGCCTCCCACCATCCGTTTGAGGAAAACGTCCGGATTACCAAGGAAGTGGTCAAGTATGCCCACGCTCACGGTGTGGTTGTGGAGGCCGAGCTGGGCCAGCTGGGCGGCATCGAAGAAGATGTGGTCGGTGTGGATGACGTATCGGCCCACCTGACCGACCCCGCTCAGGCGCAGACCTTTGTGGAAAAGACCGGCTGCGACTCGCTGGCCGTGGCCGTCGGAACCAGCCACGGGGCGTATAAGTTCAAAAGCGAACCGAAAATCGCCTTTGACGTGATAGAGAAGATTCAGCAGCGTCTGCCCGGCTTCCCGCTGGTGATGCACGGGGCCAGCAGCGTGCTGAAAGAGTTCAAAGACCTGATTAACAAGTACGGCGGCAAGATGCCCGATGCGATGGGCGTGCCGGAGGAGGCCATCAGCCGGGCGGCCAAAATGGCCGTCTGCAAGGTCAATATCGACACAGACCTGCGAATGGCTCTGACCGCCAAGATTCGCCAGGTCTTTGCGGAAAAACCCGGCGAATTCGACCCGCGTAAATATCTGGGGCCGGGCCGTGAAGCCATCAAGCAGATGGTCAAGCACAAACTGCACGTGCTCGGCTGCGCCGGCAAAGCCGCTGAATGTCTGTAA
- a CDS encoding FtsX-like permease family protein: MKHVSFFLCGRYLRRRRMMLLSITAVALSCALLLITASLFTGFIAALETSTTRHLGDIVLEAPSGQLITDFEVLLEALQKPAAVQAAAAVLKNHGLLLAGPGKVRPVRVWGIQLPQRLALSPLQDTLLVQKGQTNPSFDPQNTGEIGGFVGIGVLTAPDEKTDEYNLDEVRRYIGQKMALTTGSLQSVPAGESLGPAPMQFRRRVLRFTCTDVMQTGVWDLDEQNVFVPLEALSAVLYPDLPAPAADIIQIRLAPGVSEDTGLAIVRGIWDNFAKDRFAWGPFASIETSRRLQARLIAEYRKQMGVLLLIFGLVSLSVILLVFCIFSLLVMTKQKDIAILKSCGASRRDVAGLFLAFGFLNGAAGAALGILLGWLITFHINSIELQISRLFGLKIWKAGVYMFSQIPNTVDWSAAGWIFPAAILASVAGALIPALRAAWLEPVRLLRYE; this comes from the coding sequence GTGAAGCATGTATCCTTCTTTTTATGCGGCCGCTATCTTCGCCGGCGCCGGATGATGCTGCTGAGCATCACCGCCGTGGCCCTCAGCTGCGCCCTGCTGCTGATTACCGCCAGTCTGTTTACCGGCTTTATCGCCGCCCTCGAAACCAGCACCACGCGGCATCTGGGGGATATTGTCCTGGAGGCCCCCTCCGGACAGCTGATTACCGATTTTGAGGTGCTGCTGGAAGCGCTTCAAAAGCCCGCTGCCGTCCAGGCGGCTGCGGCCGTGCTGAAAAATCACGGTCTGCTTCTGGCCGGCCCCGGCAAGGTCCGTCCCGTGCGGGTTTGGGGCATTCAGCTGCCCCAGCGGCTGGCCCTCAGCCCCCTGCAGGATACGCTGCTGGTTCAGAAAGGACAGACAAACCCGTCCTTCGACCCGCAGAACACCGGTGAAATCGGCGGGTTTGTCGGCATTGGGGTGCTCACAGCGCCCGATGAAAAGACCGATGAATACAACCTCGACGAGGTCCGACGCTATATCGGACAGAAAATGGCCCTGACAACCGGCTCGCTGCAATCCGTGCCCGCCGGCGAGTCGTTGGGCCCGGCTCCGATGCAGTTCCGACGAAGGGTCCTGCGGTTTACCTGCACCGACGTGATGCAGACCGGCGTCTGGGACCTGGATGAACAGAATGTCTTTGTCCCGCTCGAAGCCCTTTCGGCCGTTTTGTATCCTGACCTGCCCGCCCCGGCGGCGGATATTATTCAGATTCGGCTGGCCCCCGGCGTTTCCGAAGACACAGGTCTGGCAATTGTCCGGGGCATCTGGGACAATTTCGCCAAAGACCGATTTGCCTGGGGACCGTTTGCCTCGATTGAAACCTCTCGCCGGCTTCAGGCCCGGCTCATTGCTGAGTACCGCAAACAAATGGGGGTCCTGCTGCTGATTTTCGGACTGGTCAGCTTATCGGTGATTCTGCTGGTCTTCTGCATCTTTTCGCTGCTGGTGATGACCAAACAAAAAGACATCGCCATTCTCAAAAGCTGCGGGGCCTCCCGCCGCGACGTCGCCGGACTGTTTCTGGCCTTCGGTTTCCTCAATGGCGCCGCCGGAGCGGCACTCGGCATCCTTCTGGGCTGGCTGATTACCTTTCATATCAATTCGATTGAACTCCAAATCAGCCGTCTGTTCGGTCTGAAAATCTGGAAAGCCGGGGTGTATATGTTTTCGCAGATTCCGAATACGGTTGACTGGTCCGCTGCGGGATGGATTTTTCCGGCGGCGATTCTGGCCTCCGTAGCCGGAGCCCTCATTCCGGCGCTGCGGGCGGCCTGGCTTGAACCGGTTCGTTTGCTGAGGTACGAATAG
- a CDS encoding FtsX-like permease family protein, giving the protein MLVWKLAVRYFRTRPSSWLAVAAVALCTFIVVVVLTVMNGLASDFKEKNHRAVGDCILTTDSLVGFPDDPNWLALLESQPFIEAVSPAVFGVGLITQAGADWNIAVQFLGIDPVRHSAATGFGRSLHYRKDQPHLAFVPSYAPNEPGCVVGIDLAGISRTSQGTYLHPLQPVPIRLILSSFPLTPRGAMARGGTDLVNSKTYYLADDSHTGIPQIDGSMIYLPLEEARLLTGMDSPFPRISSIHIRFKPSVGLQEGVEQVRRLWTEYLDSRRNHPYFNLLEAVRVQSWLENRRSRIAAVEKEQTMLILLFLMLGLITVFIVFVIFYMLVGHKSKDIGIFQSVGMSKVRIAQVFLNFAALIGLCGALLGAAGGCLFLVYINPIENWLFERFDFQLWDRTIYAIGQIPNQIQPEFLLTVGLAAVAACLAGALIPAFQAARKEPVEVLRVSQV; this is encoded by the coding sequence ATGCTTGTCTGGAAGCTGGCCGTCCGCTATTTTCGCACCCGTCCCAGTTCCTGGCTGGCCGTGGCGGCCGTGGCTCTCTGCACCTTTATCGTGGTGGTGGTGCTGACGGTGATGAATGGACTGGCCTCCGATTTCAAAGAAAAAAATCACCGCGCCGTCGGCGACTGCATCCTTACAACGGATTCCCTGGTAGGATTTCCGGATGACCCGAACTGGCTGGCCCTGCTCGAATCCCAGCCGTTTATTGAGGCCGTTTCCCCGGCCGTATTCGGCGTCGGCCTGATTACCCAGGCCGGAGCCGATTGGAATATCGCCGTTCAGTTTCTCGGCATCGACCCGGTCCGTCACAGCGCCGCCACCGGATTCGGCCGCTCCCTGCATTACCGCAAAGACCAGCCCCATCTGGCGTTTGTGCCTTCGTATGCCCCGAACGAGCCGGGCTGTGTGGTCGGCATCGATTTGGCCGGAATCAGCCGAACCTCGCAGGGAACCTACCTGCATCCGCTTCAGCCCGTCCCCATCCGGCTGATTTTAAGCAGCTTTCCGCTGACCCCACGCGGGGCCATGGCGCGCGGCGGCACAGACCTGGTCAACAGCAAAACCTACTATCTGGCCGATGACAGCCACACGGGTATCCCGCAGATTGACGGCAGCATGATTTACCTGCCGCTGGAGGAAGCACGCCTGCTGACCGGAATGGACAGCCCGTTTCCGCGCATCAGTTCGATTCATATCCGCTTTAAGCCCTCGGTGGGGCTTCAGGAAGGCGTCGAACAGGTGCGAAGACTGTGGACGGAGTATCTGGACAGCCGCCGCAATCATCCCTATTTTAATCTGCTCGAGGCGGTGCGCGTCCAAAGCTGGCTGGAAAACCGACGCAGCCGAATCGCCGCCGTCGAAAAAGAACAAACGATGCTGATTCTGCTTTTTCTGATGCTCGGCCTCATCACCGTCTTTATTGTCTTTGTGATTTTTTATATGCTGGTGGGCCACAAAAGCAAAGACATCGGGATTTTCCAAAGCGTCGGAATGTCCAAAGTCAGAATCGCTCAGGTCTTTTTGAATTTCGCTGCGCTCATCGGCCTTTGCGGCGCTCTGCTGGGGGCTGCCGGCGGCTGTTTGTTCCTTGTATATATCAACCCCATCGAAAACTGGCTGTTTGAGCGGTTTGATTTTCAGCTGTGGGACCGAACCATCTACGCCATCGGACAGATTCCGAATCAGATTCAGCCGGAATTTCTGCTGACTGTCGGACTGGCCGCTGTGGCCGCCTGTCTGGCCGGAGCGCTGATACCGGCTTTCCAGGCCGCCCGGAAGGAACCCGTGGAGGTGCTTCGAGTCAGTCAGGTTTAA
- a CDS encoding ABC transporter ATP-binding protein — protein MNPIIEAKNIHKSYPMGKQTLQVLKGVSLRVQPGSFTAVVGASGSGKSTLLHILGALDKPDSGCVEFEGKDISKLSAAQLNRYRNQSVGFVFQFYHLLNELNVLENTLLPAMISNGPAGYLKKKKELQESAAALLERFGLGGRLRHRPYELSGGERQRAAIARALMNKPALLLADEPTGNLDSKTGSGILDVLKELNRGGQTIIMVTHDLRIAQMAGEIVHLEDGRIVETSKKS, from the coding sequence ATGAACCCAATCATTGAAGCCAAAAATATCCACAAGTCCTATCCGATGGGCAAACAGACCCTCCAGGTTCTCAAAGGCGTCTCGCTGAGGGTTCAGCCCGGCTCTTTTACAGCCGTCGTGGGGGCCTCCGGCAGCGGCAAAAGCACCCTGCTGCATATCTTGGGCGCCCTGGATAAACCGGACAGCGGCTGTGTAGAATTCGAAGGGAAAGACATCAGTAAACTTTCCGCCGCCCAGCTGAATCGATATCGCAACCAATCCGTAGGGTTTGTATTTCAGTTTTATCACCTCCTTAATGAGCTGAATGTCCTCGAAAACACCCTGCTTCCGGCCATGATTTCCAACGGTCCCGCCGGGTATTTGAAGAAAAAAAAGGAGCTTCAGGAGTCCGCGGCGGCTCTGCTCGAACGGTTTGGGCTGGGCGGACGGCTTCGACACCGCCCGTATGAGCTGTCCGGCGGCGAACGTCAGCGGGCCGCTATTGCACGCGCCCTGATGAACAAACCCGCCCTCCTGCTGGCCGACGAGCCGACCGGAAATCTTGACTCCAAAACAGGTTCTGGTATATTAGATGTCCTGAAAGAGCTCAACCGAGGCGGGCAAACCATCATCATGGTCACGCATGACCTGCGGATTGCACAGATGGCTGGGGAAATTGTTCACCTCGAGGACGGCCGAATCGTCGAGACGTCGAAAAAATCTTAA
- the ilvE gene encoding branched-chain-amino-acid transaminase → MGLKIWLDDKLVNQEDAKISVFDHGLLYGDGVFEGIRVYSGKIFEHDAHLERLYKSAKVIRLTIPMDLPTLKKAVEETVRANQITDGYIRLLVTRGVGDLGLNPFLCKRACVIIIADKIRLYPAELYEKGLKVISVPTVRNHPMSIPPQVKSLNYLNNIFAKIEAVDAGASEAILYSHDGYVAEASGDNIFIVSEGTLYTPPVQAGSLDGITRRIVIKLAREEQIPVVEKNLTRFDLYTADEFFLTGTAAEVIGVVEMDGRIIGDGKPGPITRKLREKFYAYAHA, encoded by the coding sequence ATGGGTTTGAAAATCTGGCTCGATGACAAATTAGTCAATCAGGAGGATGCAAAAATTTCCGTTTTTGACCATGGGTTGCTTTATGGAGACGGAGTCTTTGAGGGGATTCGGGTGTACAGCGGAAAAATCTTTGAACACGACGCCCACCTCGAGCGGCTTTACAAATCCGCCAAGGTCATCCGCCTGACTATTCCGATGGACCTGCCGACGCTCAAAAAGGCCGTGGAGGAAACCGTCCGGGCCAACCAGATTACCGACGGCTACATTCGTCTGCTGGTTACCCGCGGGGTGGGTGACCTGGGACTGAATCCTTTTTTGTGCAAACGCGCCTGCGTGATTATCATCGCCGACAAAATCCGCCTTTATCCGGCGGAGCTGTATGAAAAAGGGCTGAAAGTCATCAGCGTCCCGACGGTTCGCAATCATCCGATGAGCATCCCGCCGCAGGTGAAAAGTCTGAACTATCTGAACAACATCTTTGCAAAAATCGAGGCCGTCGATGCCGGTGCTTCCGAGGCGATTCTCTACAGCCACGACGGCTACGTGGCCGAGGCCTCCGGCGACAACATCTTCATTGTTTCGGAGGGAACGCTTTATACCCCGCCCGTGCAGGCCGGTTCGCTGGACGGCATTACGCGGCGCATCGTTATCAAACTGGCCCGGGAAGAGCAGATTCCGGTGGTTGAAAAAAATCTGACGCGGTTTGATTTGTACACGGCGGATGAATTTTTCCTGACCGGAACCGCCGCGGAAGTCATCGGCGTGGTGGAAATGGACGGCCGCATCATCGGCGACGGCAAGCCGGGGCCCATTACACGAAAACTTCGTGAGAAATTTTACGCCTATGCCCACGCCTGA
- a CDS encoding polyprenyl synthetase family protein: MPTPEPLSDSAFRSIEQLVQAELQSVQIRIRQALSTDNPLLASRLDTLAEKPGKMLRPLLLLLSAKACGRIYPEHIDLAAMIELIHTATLLHDDVVDRAALRRGRPSANILWGNTAAVLLGDLLLSRALGLGARLHQPALTEQIVKTAQDICEGELLQNIHRGNWRMSKDLYRQIITGKTAALFALSCRLGAQWAQAEEAAVQALCEYGLYFGQAFQIRDDAADLFSTESKTGKTLGTDLREGKPTLAVILWLETFSEDEKRQAVEHLENPRKHSAVLRQIKKSSVPFQIHQELAALTEQACRALQPLADSAAKKALFQLAEETAKTP; the protein is encoded by the coding sequence ATGCCCACGCCTGAGCCCTTATCTGATTCGGCCTTTCGGTCGATTGAGCAGCTCGTTCAGGCGGAGCTCCAGAGCGTACAGATCCGAATCCGGCAAGCCCTCTCGACTGACAACCCTCTGCTGGCTTCACGTCTGGACACGCTGGCGGAGAAGCCGGGCAAAATGCTTCGCCCCCTGCTGCTTCTGCTCAGCGCCAAGGCGTGCGGGCGGATTTATCCTGAACATATCGACCTAGCCGCCATGATTGAGCTGATTCATACGGCGACCCTGCTTCATGATGATGTGGTGGACCGGGCCGCCCTGCGGCGAGGCCGTCCGTCCGCCAATATTCTCTGGGGCAACACGGCCGCCGTGCTGCTGGGAGATCTTCTGCTCAGCCGCGCGCTGGGGCTCGGCGCCCGGCTGCACCAGCCCGCCCTGACCGAACAAATCGTAAAAACCGCTCAGGATATCTGCGAAGGAGAACTGCTGCAGAACATTCACCGGGGAAACTGGCGGATGAGCAAAGACCTGTACAGACAAATCATCACAGGAAAAACCGCCGCGCTGTTTGCCCTCAGCTGCCGGCTCGGCGCCCAATGGGCCCAGGCGGAGGAGGCCGCCGTTCAGGCGCTTTGTGAGTATGGACTGTATTTTGGGCAGGCCTTTCAAATCCGCGATGACGCCGCCGATTTGTTTTCAACAGAATCCAAAACCGGCAAGACCCTCGGCACGGACCTGAGAGAAGGCAAGCCGACCCTGGCGGTTATCCTCTGGCTGGAAACTTTCTCTGAAGATGAAAAACGGCAGGCCGTCGAACATCTTGAAAATCCCCGCAAACACTCCGCTGTTCTCCGGCAAATCAAAAAATCCTCCGTTCCTTTTCAGATTCATCAGGAGCTTGCCGCCCTGACAGAACAGGCGTGCAGGGCGCTGCAGCCGCTGGCGGACAGTGCCGCAAAAAAGGCGCTGTTTCAACTGGCCGAAGAGACTGCCAAGACGCCCTGA
- the lysS gene encoding lysine--tRNA ligase: protein MNKLEQQRREKCQQIRQMGLDPYGGRFPNTEPAQSVKNRYIDGQEGQRARCAGRIVLLRDIGKLIFITLRDSSGAIQLGLSKQLLAGQWELVKRIDLGDLVGAEGTLGKTKTGEITIWVEQLTLLSKALLPPPEKFHGLADVDLRYRRRYVDLWANPEVMQRFLKRSALVASVRAFLHQQGFVEVETPMMQSIAGGAAARPFITHHNALDIDLYLRIAPELFLKRLLVGGMEKIFEINRNFRNEGLSTRHNPEFTMMELYQAYADYRDMMDLTESLISALIETHCPGPILPFGSMQVNWSRPWRRARYSELLEEYAGCRIEDIPAVRAKARALGIDETRMEDAVVINEVFEATVESNLVNPTFVLDYPAELCPLTRTSKADPRYAERFELYAGTMELANAYTELNDPDVQEANFRRQLRGLSADESMAKMDEDFITALKYGMPPAGGLGIGIDRLVMLLTDAPSIRDVILFPLLKPAAAGQMPESLEETDASS from the coding sequence ATGAACAAACTCGAGCAGCAGCGAAGAGAAAAATGTCAGCAGATTCGCCAAATGGGTCTTGACCCCTACGGCGGCCGGTTCCCGAATACAGAACCGGCTCAATCCGTGAAAAACCGATACATCGACGGGCAGGAGGGCCAGCGCGCCCGCTGTGCCGGACGCATTGTGCTCCTGCGCGACATCGGCAAACTCATCTTTATCACCCTGCGGGACTCCAGCGGGGCCATTCAGCTGGGCCTGAGCAAACAGCTTCTGGCCGGACAGTGGGAACTGGTCAAACGCATCGACCTGGGCGACCTGGTCGGGGCCGAAGGGACTCTCGGCAAGACCAAAACCGGCGAAATCACCATCTGGGTCGAACAGCTGACTCTGCTGAGCAAGGCCCTGCTGCCGCCGCCGGAGAAGTTTCACGGTCTGGCGGATGTGGATTTGCGCTACCGCCGCCGCTATGTGGACCTCTGGGCCAATCCGGAGGTGATGCAGCGGTTCCTCAAACGCAGCGCTCTGGTGGCCTCCGTCCGCGCCTTTCTCCATCAGCAGGGCTTCGTCGAGGTGGAAACCCCGATGATGCAGTCCATTGCCGGCGGGGCCGCCGCCCGTCCTTTCATAACACATCACAACGCGCTGGACATCGATTTGTATCTGCGGATTGCCCCCGAACTGTTCCTCAAGCGGCTTTTGGTCGGCGGAATGGAAAAGATTTTCGAAATCAACCGCAACTTCCGCAATGAGGGCCTGAGCACCCGGCACAACCCGGAATTTACGATGATGGAACTCTATCAGGCCTATGCAGACTACCGTGATATGATGGACCTGACCGAATCGCTCATCAGCGCTCTGATAGAAACCCACTGTCCGGGGCCGATTCTGCCGTTCGGCTCGATGCAGGTCAACTGGTCCCGGCCCTGGCGTCGGGCCCGATACAGCGAGCTGCTGGAGGAATATGCGGGCTGCCGGATTGAGGATATTCCGGCCGTCCGTGCCAAAGCCCGTGCCCTGGGCATCGACGAAACCCGGATGGAAGATGCCGTCGTGATTAATGAAGTGTTTGAAGCGACGGTGGAATCGAATCTGGTCAACCCGACCTTTGTGCTGGATTATCCGGCGGAGCTGTGCCCGCTGACCCGAACCAGCAAGGCAGACCCCCGCTACGCCGAACGCTTCGAACTGTACGCCGGCACAATGGAACTGGCCAACGCCTATACGGAACTGAACGACCCGGATGTCCAGGAGGCCAACTTCCGCCGGCAGCTGCGGGGCCTCAGCGCCGATGAAAGCATGGCGAAAATGGATGAGGACTTTATCACGGCTCTGAAGTACGGGATGCCGCCGGCCGGCGGACTGGGCATCGGCATCGACCGGCTTGTGATGCTGCTGACGGATGCGCCGAGCATTCGCGATGTCATCCTCTTTCCGCTGCTTAAGCCCGCTGCCGCCGGACAGATGCCGGAATCTTTGGAGGAAACGGACGCTTCCTCCTGA
- a CDS encoding TorF family putative porin: MKNTMVVLVLCAVAATAGAQEWKTTVDLSYTSRYIWRGYDILDNAGAFQPSIDLSHENGLGATIWMSYPERGGWTNNLADSRVNLTEYDYTLYYKGKALAGDAWETNYKLGWRYYDYIDTYTKAWDKQEIFVEAEMPKLLDNGVVPHLAVYQLWPARSKASSNIKDASGTIYLMGFDYNLPTDLPLTFSWDIVFNGGAMNSDHDWSHMVWGLKSQFKCPMTGAKIVPAVYFQNSFEDSVNKSDEYWGTISYSFAF, encoded by the coding sequence ATGAAGAACACAATGGTTGTGTTGGTGTTGTGCGCGGTGGCCGCAACGGCCGGTGCACAGGAATGGAAGACAACTGTGGATTTGAGCTACACCTCGCGGTACATCTGGCGCGGCTATGATATCCTGGATAATGCCGGCGCCTTCCAGCCCAGCATCGATCTGTCCCATGAGAACGGATTGGGCGCCACCATCTGGATGTCCTATCCGGAGCGGGGCGGATGGACCAATAACCTGGCGGACAGCCGTGTGAATCTGACTGAGTACGACTACACGCTTTACTACAAGGGCAAAGCCCTTGCTGGTGATGCTTGGGAAACCAATTACAAACTCGGCTGGCGCTATTATGATTATATCGACACCTATACCAAGGCTTGGGACAAGCAGGAAATCTTTGTGGAAGCCGAAATGCCCAAGCTGTTGGACAACGGTGTTGTCCCCCATCTGGCCGTCTATCAGCTGTGGCCCGCTCGCAGCAAGGCAAGCAGCAATATTAAGGATGCTTCCGGCACGATTTATCTGATGGGCTTTGACTACAATCTGCCGACCGACCTGCCGCTGACCTTTTCGTGGGATATAGTCTTTAACGGCGGTGCAATGAATTCGGACCACGACTGGTCGCATATGGTCTGGGGTCTCAAGAGCCAGTTCAAGTGCCCGATGACCGGAGCCAAGATTGTTCCGGCTGTTTATTTCCAGAATTCCTTCGAGGACAGCGTCAACAAGAGCGACGAATACTGGGGCACGATTTCTTACAGCTTTGCGTTCTAA
- a CDS encoding S41 family peptidase, translating into MYAKMKHWKFAAGLLLAAGLWLGLGCEPDRPAQSSQKPTESHKTAAASSPLPVSLKAASAIDFFCSGNPAAARETLETAAGENGVLESFRQILLGWESMQQRRQEIRRQVWEKQQQRLTELKSKIQDLAALAEPTPSETSLALSEDEDLPDSTAPADANGLEGVLAAAIRLRDLATDEEKQALLQDSFIQQIVQAALQRARTYEEQGRWTDAYFRAYYWLTALDEDNPEYREKADELSELLEIELSLKDGSCDDTVQKRYQDIKPEMFERALYLLDNNYVRPLDYREMMDKALVRCRLLVRVLEKSSAEIAYRADAAAAAAFLEKLNALEAERKGKTDLQAADLKELLNALLTLNKTTLSLPPEVMIAHFSQAVLQTLDPFTDLVWPWYVKDFEKNLTQQFSGIGVEISKATGVLTIVSLLPDTPAYRAGLDAYDEILAVNGEPTEKMTIFCAVSKITGPKGTKVTLTIRRPSTGEVKDYTIVRDRIVVQPIRGWQRTETGQWDFWADKANRIGYVRLTSFSETSRDDLDKILTQLEKEGMKALILDLRYNSGGYLNSAAEVADLFLTRGVIVKSNPRHGFATYEMAHEKGTHPNYPMVVLINGGSASASEIVAGALQDPKHRRAVLVGTRSYGKGSVQVVTPFTGGGSQLKYTVAYYHLPSDQPVKNRYQMERLGRKDWGIAPDVEVEMYSHELRRMLEIQRKNDILVQTFHNNEDERRYTLQETLLSDPQLSAALLVVQAKLLQQGVPIQPPDLTIWQRPIDPNEIL; encoded by the coding sequence ATGTATGCAAAAATGAAACACTGGAAATTCGCCGCCGGACTGCTCCTGGCAGCCGGATTGTGGCTGGGATTGGGCTGTGAGCCGGACCGACCGGCACAGTCCTCCCAAAAACCCACCGAATCCCATAAAACCGCCGCCGCATCTTCTCCGCTGCCGGTTTCGCTGAAAGCCGCTTCCGCCATTGACTTTTTCTGCAGCGGCAATCCGGCGGCCGCCCGAGAAACGCTCGAGACCGCCGCCGGAGAGAACGGGGTTCTGGAATCATTTCGACAAATTCTCCTGGGCTGGGAGTCCATGCAGCAGCGGCGGCAGGAGATTCGCCGGCAGGTCTGGGAAAAACAGCAGCAGCGGCTGACGGAACTGAAATCGAAAATCCAGGACCTGGCGGCTTTGGCCGAGCCGACTCCGTCCGAGACATCGCTTGCTCTCTCGGAGGATGAGGACCTGCCGGACAGCACGGCCCCGGCTGATGCCAACGGGCTGGAAGGGGTTCTGGCGGCCGCCATTCGACTGCGGGACCTGGCCACAGACGAGGAAAAACAGGCCCTCCTGCAGGACTCATTTATCCAGCAGATTGTTCAGGCCGCCCTCCAGCGGGCCCGCACCTACGAAGAGCAGGGACGCTGGACCGACGCCTATTTCCGCGCGTACTACTGGCTGACGGCCCTGGATGAGGACAATCCGGAGTATCGGGAAAAAGCCGACGAACTGTCTGAACTGCTGGAAATTGAGCTGTCGCTCAAAGACGGCTCCTGCGACGACACCGTCCAGAAACGCTATCAGGACATCAAGCCGGAGATGTTTGAACGGGCCCTGTATCTGCTGGACAACAACTATGTGCGTCCGCTCGATTACAGGGAAATGATGGACAAGGCCCTTGTGCGGTGCCGCCTGCTGGTGCGGGTGCTCGAAAAATCCTCGGCGGAAATCGCCTATCGCGCCGATGCAGCCGCCGCCGCGGCCTTTCTGGAAAAGCTGAACGCTCTCGAAGCCGAACGGAAGGGCAAAACGGACCTTCAGGCCGCCGACCTCAAAGAGCTGCTGAATGCGCTGCTGACGCTGAACAAAACCACCCTTTCGCTTCCGCCGGAAGTGATGATTGCCCACTTTTCGCAGGCCGTCCTGCAGACGCTGGACCCGTTTACCGACCTCGTTTGGCCCTGGTACGTGAAGGATTTTGAGAAGAATCTGACCCAGCAGTTCAGCGGCATCGGCGTGGAGATTTCCAAGGCCACGGGGGTGCTGACGATTGTCAGTCTCCTGCCGGATACACCCGCCTATCGGGCGGGCCTGGATGCGTATGATGAAATCCTGGCCGTCAACGGCGAACCGACGGAAAAGATGACAATTTTCTGCGCGGTCAGCAAAATCACCGGGCCCAAAGGCACCAAAGTCACGCTGACCATCCGGCGGCCCTCCACCGGCGAAGTGAAGGACTATACCATCGTCCGCGACCGGATTGTCGTTCAGCCCATCCGCGGCTGGCAGCGCACCGAAACCGGCCAGTGGGACTTCTGGGCGGACAAAGCCAATCGAATCGGCTATGTGCGGCTGACGTCTTTTTCCGAGACTTCCCGGGATGACCTGGACAAGATTCTCACCCAGCTGGAAAAAGAGGGGATGAAGGCCCTGATTCTGGATTTGCGCTACAACAGCGGCGGCTATCTGAACAGCGCCGCGGAAGTGGCCGACTTGTTCCTGACCAGAGGCGTCATCGTCAAAAGCAATCCGCGTCACGGCTTTGCCACGTATGAAATGGCCCACGAAAAAGGGACGCACCCGAATTATCCGATGGTCGTCCTCATCAACGGCGGCAGCGCCAGCGCCTCGGAGATTGTGGCCGGCGCCCTGCAGGACCCCAAACACCGCCGGGCCGTCCTGGTGGGCACCCGCAGCTACGGCAAAGGCTCCGTCCAGGTCGTCACCCCCTTTACCGGCGGCGGCTCGCAGCTGAAATATACCGTGGCCTACTATCACCTGCCCAGTGATCAGCCGGTGAAAAACCGCTACCAGATGGAACGGCTCGGCCGCAAAGACTGGGGCATCGCTCCGGATGTCGAAGTCGAAATGTACAGCCATGAACTGCGCCGGATGCTGGAGATTCAGCGAAAGAACGACATCCTCGTGCAGACCTTTCACAACAATGAAGACGAACGCCGCTATACGCTTCAGGAAACCCTCTTGTCAGACCCGCAGCTGTCGGCGGCCCTGCTGGTCGTCCAGGCCAAACTGCTTCAGCAGGGCGTTCCGATTCAGCCGCCGGATTTGACAATCTGGCAGCGGCCGATTGACCCGAATGAAATTTTGTAA